The proteins below are encoded in one region of Helianthus annuus cultivar XRQ/B chromosome 2, HanXRQr2.0-SUNRISE, whole genome shotgun sequence:
- the LOC110895531 gene encoding uncharacterized protein LOC110895531 → MSILVDSNNLSFVNDLNPGKDMWNMKARIIRKWNQGYKTDLIFIDEKGAKIQAGIKSHLIPVFDGQLQEDAVVILLKFGVGENKDLYKVVVQPYKINFYRCTTVTPVRDWQGVEYGFNFRSYEDILQGEALNALVLVVGKVLGCTVWNDYALQIKDFISKIPPHEHAMAVIQHGKCKEWKGEYTVQSDKFATRIFLNEEIDRVNELRRRLILKFGQGSGSTSQTILSSQSVFPLHKEFVTDGVKKHVDEISEIEKEMSCVVVATTKIVQEEYGWFYVASRKCFKKVMGKSEYLQNVGNVSDDIVRLPATSLVTQSPLEIIPYTFKAQDTCLHYIGRVFTRCYTTKFKVQVRVQDESGSVSFVMFDRDVQKLLGLAASDIRERQVKANDTGFPHEIFRLVDKKAAFKIDVSEFNLKNDYRVYTVQQTCDDPVIIAELVTQEVAYVKDVNLSESSQVSAERTSRDAVSVMVDSSAVKVEKDSGSMISVLMYGYMFECMIVDDVDISVNRLVLNSVLDNRSYVYAHVIDWC, encoded by the exons ATGTCAATATTAGTTGATAGTAATAATCTTAGTTTTGTTAACGATTTGAATCCTGGGAAAGATATGTGGAACATGAAAGCGAGAATTATTCGAAAATGGAATCAGGGTTACAAGACGGatctcatcttcattgatgagAAG GGTGCTAAGATTCAAGCAGGTATTAAGAGTCATCTGATACCTGTTTTTGATGGACAACTTCAAGAAGATGCTGTTGTGATTCTGTTAAAATTTGGTGTTGGTGAgaataaagatttatataaaGTAGTAGTGCAGCCTTATAAAATTAACTTTTATAGATGCACAACTGTTACTCCTGTGAGAGATTGGCAAGGTGTTGAGTATGGTTTCAATTTCAGATCTTATGAAGATATTCTTCAAGGAGAGGCGTTAAACGCTTTAGTGTTGGTAgt GGGTAAGGTTTTAGGGTGTACTGTGTGGAATGATTATGCTCTGCAGATTAAGGACTTCATTTCTAAAATCCCACCTCATGAGCATGCGATGGCTGTTATACAGCATGGAAAGTGTAAGGAATGGAAAG GTGAATATACTGTTCAAAGTGATAAGTTTGCAACACGAATTTTTCTGAATGAAGAAATTGATAGAGTTAATGAGCTAAGGAGGAG GCTTATACTGAAGTTTGGACAAGGGAGTGGTTCTACTTCTCAAACAATACTATCGTCTCAGAGTGTTTTTCCATTGCATAAAGAATTTGTAACTGATGGTgtgaagaaacatgttgatgagatTAGTGAGATAGAAAAG GAAATGTCTTGTGTTGTGGTTGCGACAACTAAAATTGTGCAAGAAGAGTATGGTTGGTTTTATGTTGCCAGTCGTAAGTGTTTCAAGAAGGTGATGGGTAAAAGTGAATACTTGCAGAATGTTGGAAATGTTTCAGATGATATTGTTCGATTGCCTGCGACTTCTTTG gtcactcagag TCCCTTGGAAATAATTCCTTACACGTTTAAAGCTCAAGACACGTGTCTTCATTATATTGGTCGcgtttttacgaggtgttacaccacAAA GTTCAAGGTGCAAGTGCGGGTGCAGGATGAGAGTGGTAGTGTTTCTTTTGTTATGTTTGATAGAGATGTTCAGAAGCTTCTTGGATTAGCGGCGAGTGACATAAGAGAGAGGCAGGTTAAGGCCAATGATACTGGATTCCCTCATGAGATATTTCGATTGGTTGATAAGAAGGCTGCTTTTAAGATTGATGTTTCAGAGTTCAATCTTAAAAATGACTATCGTGTTTATACTGTGCAACAAACATGTGATGATCCAGTAATAATTGCTGAGTTG GTTACTCAAGAGGTAGCTTACGTTAAAGATGTTAACCTTTCAGAATCTTCCCAGGTGTCTGCTGAACGAACTTCAAGG GATGCTGTCTCTGTTATGGTCGACTCTTCAGCCGTTAAAGTTGAAAAGGATTCTGGATCAa TGATTTCTGTATTGATGTATGGTTACATGTTCGAGTGCATGATCGTTGATGATGTTGATATTTCTGTTAATCGTTTGGTGCTTAATAGTGTTCTTGATAATCGGTCATATGTGTATGCTCATGTAATCGACTGGTGTTGA